The following is a genomic window from Acidobacteriota bacterium.
TCGAGAAGGTGAGCGAGAGCGACGACGTGCTGCTCGAGAAGGACCTGGGCGGCGAAGCGCTCACCGAGGACGAGATCAAGGGTGCGATTCGCAAGCGCGTGAATGAGTCCGTGCACCACCGTGCCGAGGCGCCGTTCGTGCCGGTGCTGTGCGGATCGGCGTTCAAGAACAAGGGTGTGCAGCCGCTGCTCGACGCGGTGGTCGACTACCTGCCGTCGCCTGTCGACATTCCGTCGATCAAGGGCGTCGCGGTGGACAACGCGGAAGAAGTGCTGGAGCGTCCGGCCGATGACAAGGCCCCGTTCAGCGCGCTCGCGTTCAAGATCATGACCGACCCGTTCGTCGGTCAGCTCACGTTCATCCGCGTGTATTCGGGCGTGATGACCTCTGGCTCGTCGGTGCTCAACAGCACGAAGGGCAAGACCGAGCGCATCGGGCGTCTGCTGAAGATGCACGCCAACAAGCGTGAGGAGATCAAGGAAGTCTACGCGGGCGACATCGCCGCGGCCGTGGGTCTGAAGTCGGTGATGACCGGCGACACGATTTGCGACGACAAGGCGCCTGTCATCCTCGAGTCGATGGACTTCCCCGAGCCGGTGATCTCGCTCGCCATCGAGCCGAAGAGCAAGAGCGACCAGGAGAAGCTGGGCGTGGGGCTCGGCAAGCTGATGGCCGAGGACCCGACGTTCCGGGTGAAGTCGGACCAGCAGACGGGTCAGACGGTGATCGAGGGCATGGGTGAGCTGCACCTCGAAATCATCGTGGACCGCCTCAAGCGCGAGTTCAACGTCGAGGCCAACACCGGCAAGCCGCAGGTCGCCTACAAGGAGACCGTCACGATGGCCGCCGAGGGCGAGGGCCGCTACGTGCGTCAGACGGGCGGCCGTGGGCAGTACGGTCACGCGAAGATTCGTCTCATCCCGCGTCAGCCGGGTGAGGGGTATCTGTTCGAGAACAAGATCGTCGGCGGCGTGATTCCGAAGGAATTCATCAAGCCGATCGACGAAGGCATCAAGGAGGCGCTGACGACGGGTGTGCTCGCGGGCTTCCCGATCGACGACGTGGGGATCGAGCTGTACGACGGCTCGTACCACGACGTGGACTCCAACGAGATGGCGTTCAAGATCGCCGGCTCGATGGCGTTCAAGGACGCGGCGAAGAAGGCGCGTCCCGTGCTGCTCGAGCCCGTGATGCGCGTCGAGGTGGTGGTGCCCAAGGAGTTCATGGGCGACATCATGGGCGACATCGCGAGCCGCCGCGGGCACATCCAGTCGCAGGAAGACCTGGGTGGCACGCAGATCGTCGCGTCGCGCGTGCCACTGTCGGAGATGT
Proteins encoded in this region:
- the fusA gene encoding elongation factor G; amino-acid sequence: MARQVPLSRTRNIGIMAHIDAGKTTTTERILFYTGITYKIGEVHEGTATMDWMEQEQERGITITSAATTCFWREHRVNIIDTPGHVDFTAEVERSLRVLDGAVAVFDSVAGVESQTETVWRQADKYHVPRICFINKMDRIGANFERTVDQIKSRLQGNPCVLAFPIGTEDKFRGVVDVVRMKAIVYKDETMGADYVLEDIPGDLQAQADTYREELLEKVSESDDVLLEKDLGGEALTEDEIKGAIRKRVNESVHHRAEAPFVPVLCGSAFKNKGVQPLLDAVVDYLPSPVDIPSIKGVAVDNAEEVLERPADDKAPFSALAFKIMTDPFVGQLTFIRVYSGVMTSGSSVLNSTKGKTERIGRLLKMHANKREEIKEVYAGDIAAAVGLKSVMTGDTICDDKAPVILESMDFPEPVISLAIEPKSKSDQEKLGVGLGKLMAEDPTFRVKSDQQTGQTVIEGMGELHLEIIVDRLKREFNVEANTGKPQVAYKETVTMAAEGEGRYVRQTGGRGQYGHAKIRLIPRQPGEGYLFENKIVGGVIPKEFIKPIDEGIKEALTTGVLAGFPIDDVGIELYDGSYHDVDSNEMAFKIAGSMAFKDAAKKARPVLLEPVMRVEVVVPKEFMGDIMGDIASRRGHIQSQEDLGGTQIVASRVPLSEMFGYATDLRSRTQGRATYSMHFDRYEQAPNHVAEEVIARMQGARQ